A stretch of Roseovarius sp. M141 DNA encodes these proteins:
- a CDS encoding SDR family NAD(P)-dependent oxidoreductase, whose translation MTHRSLIIGASGGIGSAIAAKLQQDGSEVTALSRSVDGLDITNEASVKNALDRLEGEFQLIFVATGTLELNGTGPEKALRDLGAQAMANQFAINCIGPSLVMKHALRRLPRKGPSCFAALSARVGSIGDNRAGGWYSYRTAKAALNQMIHSAAIELKRTHREAICVALHPGTVATDLTAKFAGNHPTVAPDEAAQNLLSVLDGLKPNDSGQFFDWQGKRVEW comes from the coding sequence ATGACACATAGATCCCTCATCATCGGCGCCTCGGGCGGTATCGGCAGTGCGATAGCCGCGAAACTACAGCAAGACGGCAGCGAGGTGACGGCGCTTTCGCGCAGCGTAGATGGTCTGGACATCACCAACGAGGCCAGCGTCAAAAATGCGCTGGACCGGCTGGAGGGCGAGTTTCAGCTGATTTTCGTCGCCACCGGCACGCTTGAGCTGAACGGCACCGGTCCCGAGAAGGCGCTGAGGGATCTGGGCGCACAGGCCATGGCAAACCAGTTCGCCATCAATTGCATCGGTCCCTCACTGGTGATGAAACACGCGCTGCGCCGCCTGCCGCGCAAAGGCCCCAGCTGTTTTGCAGCCCTGTCCGCGCGGGTCGGATCCATCGGCGATAACAGGGCGGGCGGCTGGTATTCCTACCGCACCGCCAAGGCCGCGCTGAACCAGATGATCCATTCCGCCGCGATCGAGCTGAAGCGCACCCACCGCGAGGCGATCTGCGTGGCACTGCATCCCGGCACCGTCGCAACCGATTTGACTGCGAAATTTGCAGGTAACCACCCGACGGTGGCACCTGATGAAGCTGCGCAAAACCTTTTGTCGGTGCTGGATGGGCTGAAACCCAATGACAGCGGCCAGTTCTTCGACTGGCAGGGGAAGCGCGTGGAGTGGTGA
- a CDS encoding acyl-CoA synthetase, with protein sequence MTFAVRQDVLDIQNEMPWQARERPETVYAMLRATARAHPTRPAISYQLTSGARDPAQTLTWEQFHADVCRAANLFRSLRISEQDAVALVLPNCLETASVTLGAMIAGIVAPINPLLEPEQIAALLRETGARVVVTLKAFPKTDIAAKTAEAVRHAPKVRTVLEIDLNRYLRPPKSWIVPFLRPKDTGVHRADVLCYRREVARQPDTLTFDDGGRDRVAAYFHTGGTTGMPKMAQHRYAGMVYNGWLGDRLLFDETDVLMCPLPLFHVFACHVVLMSALKSGAHVILPTPAGYRGDGVIANFWKLCERWGVTFVITVPTAVAALMQRKVDADISRVKNAFSGSAPMPLELFKRFESATGMSVIEGYGLTEATCLVSCNPPAGAKKVGSVGVPLPYTDVKILRSTEDGPAECAPDEVGEICISNPGVYLGNTYTDPARNRDLFYGDHLRTGDLGRIDPDGYLWITGRAKDLIIRGGHNIDPADIEEALMAHPAVAVAGAIGQPDAHAGELPCAYVELVAGAEVTADALLEHCRQRVRERAAVPKYIEVLDELPKTAVGKVFKPDLRKRAIARIYDAALEAAGVDARVSKVVDDKKRGLVALIDPRGKVGDDRVATALGQFTRPWDWAEDANMTPKDQDT encoded by the coding sequence ATGACATTTGCGGTACGGCAGGATGTGCTGGACATTCAGAACGAAATGCCGTGGCAGGCGCGCGAGCGTCCCGAAACGGTCTATGCCATGCTGCGCGCCACCGCCCGCGCGCATCCAACGCGGCCGGCGATCAGCTATCAGCTGACCTCCGGCGCACGCGACCCGGCACAGACCCTGACATGGGAACAGTTTCACGCCGATGTGTGCCGGGCGGCAAACCTCTTTCGCAGCCTGCGGATTAGCGAGCAGGACGCGGTTGCGCTGGTGCTGCCCAATTGCCTGGAGACGGCCAGCGTCACGCTGGGCGCGATGATCGCGGGCATCGTCGCCCCGATCAATCCGCTGCTGGAGCCCGAACAGATCGCCGCCTTGTTGCGCGAGACGGGCGCGCGGGTTGTCGTCACATTGAAGGCCTTCCCCAAGACCGACATCGCCGCCAAGACGGCCGAAGCCGTGCGCCACGCGCCAAAAGTGCGCACCGTGCTGGAGATCGATCTGAACCGCTACCTGCGCCCGCCCAAAAGCTGGATCGTGCCGTTCCTGCGCCCCAAGGATACCGGCGTTCACCGCGCCGACGTGCTGTGCTACCGGCGCGAGGTGGCCCGCCAGCCCGATACGCTGACATTCGACGACGGCGGGCGCGACCGCGTCGCCGCCTATTTCCATACCGGCGGCACCACCGGCATGCCCAAAATGGCGCAACACCGCTATGCGGGCATGGTCTATAACGGCTGGCTGGGCGACCGTCTGCTGTTCGATGAGACCGACGTGCTGATGTGTCCGCTGCCGCTGTTTCACGTTTTCGCCTGCCATGTGGTGCTGATGTCTGCGCTGAAATCCGGCGCGCATGTCATCCTGCCGACGCCTGCGGGCTATCGCGGCGACGGTGTCATCGCCAATTTCTGGAAGCTGTGCGAACGCTGGGGCGTGACCTTTGTCATCACCGTACCCACCGCGGTTGCTGCGCTGATGCAGCGCAAGGTCGATGCCGATATCAGCCGCGTGAAAAATGCCTTTTCCGGCAGCGCCCCAATGCCGCTGGAACTGTTCAAGCGGTTCGAATCCGCCACCGGCATGTCCGTGATCGAGGGATACGGCCTGACCGAAGCCACCTGTCTGGTGTCCTGCAACCCGCCTGCGGGCGCCAAGAAGGTCGGCTCGGTCGGGGTTCCGCTGCCGTATACGGATGTGAAAATCCTGCGCAGCACCGAGGATGGCCCGGCCGAATGCGCCCCCGACGAGGTGGGCGAGATCTGCATCAGCAATCCCGGCGTCTACCTCGGCAACACCTATACCGACCCCGCGCGCAACCGCGATCTGTTCTACGGCGATCACCTGCGCACCGGCGATCTGGGCCGGATCGACCCGGACGGCTATCTGTGGATCACGGGCCGCGCCAAGGATCTGATCATTCGCGGCGGCCACAATATCGACCCCGCCGATATCGAAGAGGCGCTGATGGCGCACCCTGCCGTCGCCGTTGCCGGTGCCATCGGCCAGCCCGATGCCCATGCGGGCGAGCTGCCTTGCGCCTATGTCGAATTGGTCGCGGGGGCTGAGGTCACGGCAGATGCGCTGCTGGAGCACTGCCGCCAGCGCGTGCGCGAGCGCGCCGCCGTGCCGAAATATATCGAGGTGCTGGACGAGTTGCCCAAAACCGCCGTCGGCAAGGTGTTCAAACCCGATCTGCGCAAGCGCGCCATCGCCCGAATCTATGACGCCGCGCTTGAAGCGGCGGGCGTGGACGCGCGCGTGTCCAAGGTGGTGGACGATAAGAAACGCGGCCTCGTTGCGCTGATCGATCCCCGGGGCAAGGTCGGGGATGACCGCGTCGCCACTGCGCTGGGCCAGTTTACCCGCCCTTGGGACTGGGCGGAGGATGCGAATATGACGCCAAAGGACCAGGATACATGA
- a CDS encoding extracellular solute-binding protein, with product MLRTLTARLVAATSLIALSSAAMAAEVNVYSSRHYDSDDALYEAFTKDTGITVNRIEGKADELIARLEAEGENSPADVFITVDAGRMARAEEAGVLQPYKGDVIDDAVPVHLRHPDDLWFGVSQRARIIFYAKDRVDNPPRTYEALADPEYKGQICIRSSSNVYNQSLLASIIEADGPGAAKTWAQGVVDNMARAPQGGDTDQLRGIVSGECDIAVANHYYFLRGYDSDVEGLSKDIDGIGWVWPNQSGRGAHLNLTAAAMAKSAPHPEEAQALLDFLTGEYAQQHFANQNNEYPAVPGVGLDEDTARLGFFIPDTATPTAAFSANAKEAQEIFNAVNWQ from the coding sequence ATGCTACGCACCCTCACCGCACGCCTCGTCGCAGCGACCAGCCTGATCGCCCTCTCAAGCGCGGCCATGGCCGCCGAGGTAAACGTCTATTCCTCGCGCCATTATGACAGCGACGATGCCCTCTATGAGGCGTTCACCAAGGACACCGGCATCACCGTCAACCGCATCGAGGGCAAGGCCGACGAATTGATCGCCCGGCTGGAAGCCGAGGGCGAAAACAGCCCGGCGGACGTGTTCATCACCGTCGATGCCGGCCGTATGGCCCGTGCCGAAGAGGCCGGCGTGCTTCAGCCCTACAAGGGCGACGTGATCGATGACGCCGTGCCGGTGCACCTGCGCCACCCGGACGATCTGTGGTTCGGCGTCAGCCAGCGCGCGCGCATCATCTTCTACGCCAAGGACCGCGTCGATAACCCGCCGCGCACCTACGAGGCGCTGGCAGATCCCGAATACAAGGGTCAGATCTGCATCCGGTCCTCCTCCAACGTCTATAACCAGTCGCTGCTGGCCTCCATCATCGAGGCAGATGGCCCCGGGGCCGCCAAGACATGGGCGCAGGGCGTCGTCGACAACATGGCGCGCGCGCCGCAGGGCGGCGACACCGACCAGCTGCGCGGCATCGTGTCGGGCGAATGCGATATCGCCGTCGCCAACCATTATTATTTCCTGCGCGGTTATGATTCGGACGTTGAAGGCCTTAGCAAGGACATCGACGGCATCGGCTGGGTCTGGCCCAACCAAAGCGGACGCGGCGCGCACCTGAATCTGACTGCCGCCGCGATGGCCAAATCGGCCCCGCATCCCGAAGAGGCGCAGGCGCTGCTGGATTTCCTGACAGGCGAGTATGCACAGCAGCACTTCGCCAACCAGAACAACGAATATCCCGCCGTGCCGGGTGTCGGCCTGGACGAAGATACAGCACGGCTGGGCTTCTTCATACCTGACACAGCAACGCCGACCGCTGCCTTCTCGGCCAATGCCAAAGAGGCGCAAGAGATCTTCAACGCGGTCAACTGGCAGTAA
- a CDS encoding TIGR03862 family flavoprotein yields the protein MENLLSEHDQGALVIGAGPAGLMAAEALAMAGHAVTVAEAKPSPARKFLMAGKSGLNLTKAEGMDAFLAAYGAGAEPLFPILRAFGPEVVQGWATGLGQPLFTGSTGRVFPVAMKASPLLRAWLARLEGLGVRIERRWRWQGWEDGSVLMDTPQGLRRLAPRATVLACGGASWARLGSDGAWAAHLPGRVAPFQPANVGFAVDWSPHMQRHLGAPVKGIALRAGEQTSRGEIVISRAGIEGGGIYEVSRAMRQGAPLLLDLMPDLTLEAVAARLTRPRGKASLANHLRKSLKWAPEKQALLMEFARPLPDDLAPLIKALPISHQGPLPMDQAISTAGGLRLDALDAQLMLTDRPGTFAAGEMLDWEAPTGGYLITACLATGLHAGRAAADWLAR from the coding sequence ATGGAAAACCTTCTAAGCGAACATGACCAAGGCGCATTGGTGATCGGCGCCGGCCCCGCAGGGTTGATGGCTGCCGAAGCACTGGCCATGGCGGGCCACGCCGTGACTGTTGCCGAAGCCAAACCGTCGCCAGCGCGCAAGTTCCTGATGGCGGGAAAATCCGGGCTGAACCTGACCAAGGCAGAGGGGATGGATGCCTTTCTGGCGGCCTATGGCGCGGGGGCGGAACCGCTATTTCCGATCCTGCGGGCCTTTGGGCCCGAGGTGGTGCAAGGCTGGGCGACCGGGCTGGGCCAGCCGCTGTTTACCGGGTCGACGGGCCGCGTCTTTCCGGTGGCAATGAAAGCCTCGCCGTTGCTGCGCGCCTGGCTGGCGCGGCTGGAGGGTCTGGGCGTGCGCATCGAGCGGCGCTGGCGCTGGCAGGGTTGGGAGGATGGCAGCGTTTTGATGGATACGCCGCAGGGCCTGCGCCGCCTTGCGCCGCGCGCCACCGTGCTGGCCTGCGGGGGCGCATCATGGGCGCGGCTGGGGTCCGATGGCGCGTGGGCGGCGCATCTGCCGGGGCGGGTGGCGCCGTTCCAGCCTGCGAATGTCGGTTTCGCGGTGGACTGGTCGCCGCATATGCAGCGGCACTTGGGCGCACCAGTCAAGGGGATCGCGCTGCGCGCCGGGGAACAGACCTCGCGCGGGGAAATTGTGATTTCGCGCGCCGGGATCGAGGGGGGCGGCATCTACGAGGTGTCGCGCGCCATGCGTCAGGGCGCGCCGCTGCTGCTGGACCTGATGCCGGATCTGACGCTGGAGGCCGTTGCCGCGCGGCTGACCCGGCCGCGCGGCAAGGCAAGTCTGGCGAACCACCTGCGCAAATCGCTGAAATGGGCGCCGGAAAAACAGGCCCTGCTGATGGAATTCGCGCGCCCCCTGCCGGATGATCTGGCGCCGCTGATCAAGGCGCTGCCCATATCGCATCAAGGCCCGTTGCCGATGGATCAGGCGATCTCGACCGCAGGCGGTCTGCGCCTTGATGCGTTGGATGCGCAGCTGATGCTGACGGACCGCCCCGGCACGTTCGCCGCCGGTGAAATGCTGGATTGGGAGGCCCCGACCGGCGGCTACCTGATCACCGCCTGCCTTGCCACCGGCCTGCATGCCGGGCGGGCGGCCGCCGACTGGCTGGCGCGCTGA
- a CDS encoding I78 family peptidase inhibitor codes for MSRLSRIACLIVPAALALAACQPSSAKNPAANRADRDACGASAYWDRVGKDHTQYDFSAPDRPVRILGPNTPMTMDYRIDRLNVDTDRKGKITRIWCG; via the coding sequence ATGTCACGTTTATCCCGCATCGCCTGCCTGATCGTTCCCGCCGCGCTGGCGCTGGCCGCCTGCCAGCCGAGTTCGGCAAAAAATCCCGCCGCGAACCGCGCCGATCGCGACGCCTGCGGCGCGTCCGCCTATTGGGATCGAGTGGGCAAGGACCACACGCAATACGATTTCAGCGCCCCGGACCGCCCTGTGCGCATCCTCGGGCCGAATACACCAATGACGATGGATTACCGGATCGACCGGCTGAACGTCGATACCGACCGGAAGGGCAAGATCACGCGCATCTGGTGCGGCTGA
- a CDS encoding cupin domain-containing protein, with translation MSYPDFRMDPNPVMAPSALTGRDAFTTAATGEGNHAHFERDDEGISVGTWDCDPCREVVDSWPVHEMMTVAAGAVTLTHKDGRSESFGPGDTFYIAKGQYVVWEITEKLRKMYMIVV, from the coding sequence ATGAGCTATCCGGATTTCCGCATGGACCCGAACCCGGTGATGGCGCCGTCAGCCCTGACCGGCAGGGATGCCTTCACCACCGCCGCCACAGGCGAGGGTAATCACGCACACTTTGAGAGGGATGACGAAGGCATTTCCGTCGGCACATGGGACTGCGACCCCTGCCGCGAGGTGGTCGACTCGTGGCCGGTGCATGAGATGATGACGGTCGCCGCAGGCGCGGTGACGCTGACCCACAAGGACGGGCGCAGCGAAAGCTTTGGCCCCGGCGACACATTTTACATCGCCAAGGGCCAGTATGTGGTGTGGGAGATCACCGAAAAGCTGCGCAAGATGTACATGATCGTCGTCTGA
- the hemC gene encoding hydroxymethylbilane synthase has product MTLQLPTPMAPLKLGTRGSPLALAQANETRARLAAAFDLPFEAFQIVVIKTTGDRIIDRPLKEIGGKGLFTREIEDALLSGGIDIAVHSMKDMPTLQPAGLLLDTYLPREDVRDGFVSPHYAQLADLPEGAKVGTSSLRRRAQVLVAYPHLEVVEFRGNVQTRLKKLDDGVAACTFLAMAGLNRLDRADVAQSALDPSEMLPAIAQGAIGIERREGDSRAAEMLSAIHHAETGQRLAAERAFLAALDGSCETPIAGLAELDGTTLHLRGEVLRPDGSHTIKDARSAPIADGANLGRAMARDMLQEAGPGFFDWR; this is encoded by the coding sequence ATGACATTGCAATTGCCCACCCCCATGGCCCCGTTGAAACTGGGCACGCGCGGATCGCCCCTGGCCCTTGCCCAGGCGAACGAGACGCGCGCGCGCCTTGCTGCTGCGTTCGACCTGCCCTTTGAGGCGTTCCAGATCGTCGTGATCAAGACCACCGGCGACCGGATCATCGACCGCCCCCTGAAGGAGATCGGCGGCAAGGGCCTGTTCACCCGCGAGATCGAGGACGCGCTGCTGTCGGGCGGGATCGACATCGCCGTTCATTCGATGAAGGACATGCCGACGCTCCAGCCCGCCGGTCTGCTGCTGGACACCTACCTGCCGCGCGAGGATGTGCGCGACGGGTTCGTGTCGCCCCATTATGCGCAGCTGGCGGACCTGCCCGAGGGGGCGAAGGTCGGCACCTCCTCCTTGCGCCGTCGGGCGCAGGTTCTGGTCGCCTATCCGCATCTGGAGGTGGTCGAATTTCGCGGCAACGTGCAGACACGGTTGAAAAAGCTGGACGATGGCGTCGCCGCATGCACCTTCCTCGCCATGGCGGGGTTGAACCGGCTGGACCGCGCCGATGTGGCACAAAGCGCGCTGGACCCGTCCGAAATGCTGCCCGCCATCGCGCAGGGCGCCATCGGGATCGAGCGGCGCGAGGGTGACAGCCGCGCCGCCGAAATGCTGAGCGCGATCCATCACGCCGAGACAGGCCAAAGGCTGGCGGCCGAGCGGGCATTTCTGGCTGCACTCGATGGGTCGTGCGAGACGCCGATTGCGGGGCTGGCCGAACTGGACGGCACCACGCTGCATCTGCGCGGCGAGGTGCTGCGGCCAGATGGGTCGCACACCATCAAGGATGCGCGCAGCGCGCCCATCGCGGACGGTGCGAACCTGGGCCGCGCCATGGCGCGCGACATGCTGCAAGAGGCCGGGCCGGGGTTCTTCGACTGGCGGTAG
- a CDS encoding DUF2794 domain-containing protein, producing the protein MSFQSPSPGFAQPAQVAFHRTELGVILSLYGRMVAAGEWRDYGISSLREVAIFSVFRRTAEYPLYRIEKRPKLRGKQGQYAVIAMNGQILKRGADLRQVLRVLERKLIRAID; encoded by the coding sequence ATGAGTTTTCAATCGCCCTCCCCCGGCTTTGCGCAACCCGCTCAGGTCGCGTTTCACCGCACCGAACTGGGCGTGATCCTGTCGCTATACGGGCGCATGGTGGCGGCGGGCGAATGGCGCGATTATGGCATTTCCAGCCTGCGCGAAGTCGCCATCTTTTCGGTGTTTCGCCGCACCGCCGAATACCCGCTCTACCGGATTGAGAAGCGCCCCAAGCTGCGCGGCAAGCAGGGCCAGTACGCGGTGATCGCCATGAACGGGCAGATCCTGAAGCGCGGCGCCGACCTGCGCCAGGTGCTGCGCGTGCTGGAGCGCAAGCTGATCCGCGCCATCGACTAA
- a CDS encoding LysE family translocator, whose translation MSAETYLLYLAAVGVFFATPPDTSQLLIISNAIRHGLRRSLWTVLGDLTANAIQMTAAAFGLAAIIATSATGFALIKWLGVAYLAWIGLQLILSKPDTERAQPTANGAARLFRQGFFTSMANPYAVVFFGALFPQFITPAAPVLPQLAILGVTYIMVDGAILILWGWLGTRAAGALRGSRFGLMNKICGGLMMAGAALLAMKDMRPQS comes from the coding sequence ATGTCCGCCGAGACCTATCTGCTCTATCTCGCTGCCGTTGGCGTGTTTTTCGCGACGCCCCCCGATACCAGCCAGCTGCTGATCATCTCGAACGCTATTCGCCACGGGCTGCGCCGTAGCCTCTGGACGGTCCTGGGCGACCTCACGGCCAACGCGATCCAGATGACCGCCGCCGCGTTCGGGCTGGCCGCGATCATCGCCACCTCGGCCACGGGTTTTGCACTGATCAAATGGCTTGGCGTCGCCTATCTGGCGTGGATCGGCCTGCAACTGATCCTGTCCAAGCCCGATACAGAGCGCGCGCAACCCACGGCGAACGGCGCCGCGCGCCTGTTTCGACAAGGGTTTTTCACCTCGATGGCAAACCCCTATGCCGTGGTTTTCTTTGGCGCGCTATTCCCGCAATTCATCACCCCCGCCGCGCCGGTCCTGCCGCAACTGGCCATCCTCGGCGTAACCTACATCATGGTCGACGGCGCGATCCTGATCCTCTGGGGCTGGCTGGGCACCCGCGCGGCAGGCGCGCTGCGCGGATCGCGTTTCGGGCTGATGAACAAGATTTGCGGTGGGCTGATGATGGCCGGGGCCGCGCTGCTGGCGATGAAGGACATGCGCCCGCAGAGTTAA
- a CDS encoding 2-isopropylmalate synthase, whose product MTDTSKDRVYIFDTTLRDGEQSPGATMTHAEKLEIAQLLDEMGVDIIEAGFPIASEGDFRAVTEISKRSKDAVICGLARANLRDIDRCWEAVKHARQPRIHTFIGTSPLHRAIPNLTQDEMAERIHQTVSHARNLCDNVQWSPMDATRTEWDYLARTVEIAIKAGATTVNIPDTVGYTAPVESADLIRRLINEVPGADEIIFATHCHNDLGMATANSLAAVDGGARQIECTINGLGERAGNTALEEVVMAMKVRGDIMPYGTRIDTTKIMNLSRRVATVSGFAVQFNKAIVGKNAFAHESGIHQDGMLKNAETFEIMRPEDVGLTETNLVMGKHSGRAALRSKLKELGYELADNQLNDVFVRFKELADRKKEIYDEDLIALASTDAAEDENRIIVKSLRVVCGTEGPQTAALTLEIDGTAHSTEATGDGPVDACFNAVKNLFPHDARLQLYQVHAVTEGTDAQATVTVKMEEGGRIVTGQSADTDTVVASAKAYVHALSRLIVRRERSGKDTPEVSYKDVV is encoded by the coding sequence ATGACCGACACTAGCAAAGACCGCGTCTATATCTTTGACACCACGCTGCGCGACGGCGAACAGTCGCCGGGCGCCACCATGACCCACGCCGAAAAGCTGGAGATTGCGCAGCTGCTGGACGAAATGGGTGTCGATATCATCGAGGCGGGATTTCCCATCGCCTCCGAGGGCGATTTTCGCGCCGTGACCGAGATCTCCAAGCGGTCCAAGGATGCGGTGATCTGCGGGCTGGCCCGCGCGAATCTGCGCGACATCGACCGCTGCTGGGAGGCCGTGAAACATGCGCGCCAGCCGCGTATCCACACCTTTATCGGCACATCCCCGCTGCACCGCGCCATTCCCAACCTGACGCAGGACGAGATGGCCGAGCGTATTCACCAGACGGTCAGCCACGCCCGCAACCTGTGCGATAACGTGCAGTGGTCGCCAATGGATGCCACGCGCACCGAATGGGATTATCTGGCGCGCACGGTCGAGATTGCCATCAAGGCCGGCGCGACCACCGTCAACATCCCCGACACCGTGGGCTACACCGCGCCGGTGGAATCCGCCGACCTCATCCGCCGCCTGATCAATGAAGTGCCAGGCGCGGACGAGATCATCTTTGCCACGCATTGTCATAACGATCTGGGCATGGCGACGGCCAACTCCCTCGCTGCGGTGGATGGCGGGGCGCGCCAGATCGAATGCACGATCAATGGTCTGGGCGAGCGTGCAGGCAACACCGCGCTGGAAGAGGTGGTGATGGCGATGAAGGTGCGCGGCGACATCATGCCCTACGGCACCCGTATCGACACGACCAAGATCATGAACCTGTCGCGCCGCGTTGCCACGGTTAGCGGCTTTGCCGTGCAGTTCAACAAGGCGATCGTGGGCAAGAATGCCTTTGCCCACGAATCGGGCATCCATCAGGACGGCATGCTGAAGAACGCCGAAACGTTCGAGATCATGCGCCCCGAGGATGTGGGCCTGACCGAGACGAATCTGGTGATGGGCAAACATTCGGGCCGTGCCGCGCTGCGCTCCAAGCTCAAGGAACTGGGTTATGAATTGGCCGACAACCAGCTGAACGATGTGTTCGTGCGGTTCAAGGAACTGGCCGACCGCAAGAAGGAGATCTATGACGAAGACCTCATCGCGCTGGCCAGCACGGACGCCGCCGAGGATGAAAATCGTATCATCGTCAAATCGCTGCGCGTGGTTTGCGGCACCGAAGGTCCGCAGACAGCGGCCCTGACGCTGGAGATCGACGGCACGGCGCACAGCACCGAGGCGACAGGCGATGGTCCGGTCGATGCGTGTTTCAACGCGGTGAAGAACCTCTTTCCGCACGACGCGCGGTTGCAGCTTTATCAGGTGCATGCCGTGACCGAAGGCACGGACGCGCAGGCCACCGTCACCGTGAAGATGGAAGAGGGTGGGCGCATCGTGACCGGCCAGTCGGCGGATACCGACACGGTCGTTGCGTCGGCCAAGGCCTATGTTCACGCCCTCAGCCGCCTGATCGTGCGGCGCGAGAGGTCGGGCAAGGATACGCCCGAAGTCAGCTACAAGGACGTCGTCTAG
- the hemE gene encoding uroporphyrinogen decarboxylase: MATQTSDKTILRALAGEALPTPPIWMMRQAGRYLPEYKATRAKAGDFLSLCYNPELATEVTLQPIRRFGFDAAILFADILLVPQALGADLWFVTGEGPRLSTISGEADFAKLRGVEDIHETLSPIYQTVRNLRQELPKETTLIGFAGSPWTVATYMIAGRGTPDQGPAHALKGTHPAVFDALIARLTEATIEYLSAQIEAGAEVIKLFDSWAGSLQGPDFQRYALEPTRQIIAALKKRHPDTPIIAFPRQAGDNYIGFAKATGADCVAVDNSVTAEWVAQHVQPDGCVQGNLASPHMVTGGEALVTETRRIVRALRGGPHIFNLGHGITPDADPDNVQLMIDTVRSA; this comes from the coding sequence ATGGCCACTCAGACATCCGACAAGACAATCCTGCGCGCTCTGGCGGGCGAGGCATTGCCGACGCCCCCTATCTGGATGATGCGTCAGGCCGGCCGCTACCTGCCGGAATACAAGGCGACGCGGGCCAAGGCCGGCGATTTCCTGTCGCTGTGCTACAATCCCGAGCTGGCGACCGAGGTCACGCTTCAACCCATCCGCCGCTTTGGTTTCGATGCCGCGATCCTCTTTGCCGACATCCTTCTGGTGCCGCAGGCGCTGGGCGCGGATCTATGGTTCGTTACGGGGGAGGGGCCGCGCCTGTCCACCATCAGCGGCGAAGCGGATTTTGCCAAACTGCGCGGCGTCGAGGATATTCACGAGACGCTGTCCCCGATCTATCAGACCGTGCGCAACCTGCGGCAGGAACTGCCCAAGGAAACCACGCTGATCGGTTTTGCCGGGTCACCATGGACGGTCGCCACCTACATGATCGCCGGGCGCGGCACGCCGGATCAAGGCCCGGCGCACGCGCTGAAAGGCACGCACCCTGCCGTTTTCGACGCGCTGATCGCGCGACTGACCGAGGCGACGATCGAATATCTGTCCGCTCAGATCGAGGCGGGCGCCGAAGTGATCAAGCTGTTCGACAGCTGGGCCGGGTCGCTGCAAGGCCCGGATTTCCAGCGCTACGCGCTGGAGCCAACACGGCAGATCATCGCCGCGCTGAAAAAGCGGCACCCGGATACGCCCATCATCGCGTTTCCCCGTCAGGCGGGGGACAATTACATCGGTTTCGCCAAGGCGACCGGCGCTGATTGCGTTGCCGTGGACAATTCCGTCACCGCCGAGTGGGTTGCGCAGCATGTCCAGCCCGATGGTTGCGTGCAGGGCAATCTGGCGTCGCCTCACATGGTGACGGGCGGCGAGGCGCTGGTGACCGAAACACGCCGTATCGTGCGCGCGCTGCGCGGCGGCCCGCACATCTTTAACCTTGGGCACGGCATCACGCCTGACGCGGACCCGGACAACGTGCAATTGATGATCGACACTGTTCGCAGCGCGTAG